One part of the Oryzias melastigma strain HK-1 linkage group LG21, ASM292280v2, whole genome shotgun sequence genome encodes these proteins:
- the lacc1 gene encoding purine nucleoside phosphorylase LACC1: MAVLVDLRLGCSPERTCADLLEDADLQVFLLCGDRVRDQPHTWLTSGRHTHVLDCSSTSESLYQLKQTVDRLDLSVIRVVTSPRGREELSHYQRLLFTNVYTFDYAVTPQEGLECPSGTGSAHTDSPGQKIEAEVSAFVQQLPGLKGDVRVLKSTLIPDCFGHGFSTRTGGVSYIPTLSSMNLFCSSRRRDPVAVVTENRRRLAVHAGFHPLPLRMVKVNHASDVWVLGKAEPESYDALVTDQRGVVLAAPGADCMPILFSDPVKKVIGAAHAGWKGTLMGVAMATVNAMVTEFGSRVSDIVVAVGPSVGVCCFTLDREQALDFRHIHTDCVPDPESAKPHVDIRLANRVLLQKGGVRPERIHDNSVTDRPSVTPCTSCHPEYFFSHVRDGLNFGTQVGFLWIKEAEEQTGPPEGPRGST, encoded by the exons ATGGCCGTGCTGGTGGATCTGCGTCTCGGCTGCAGCCCTGAGCGCACCTGCGCAGACCTGCTGGAGGACGCAGACCTGCAGGTCTTCCTGCTGTGCGGGGACCGTGTCCGGGACCAGCCCCACACCTGGCTGACCTCAGGTAGACACACGCACGTTCTGGACTGCAGCTCCACCTCCGAGAGTTTGTACCAGCTCAAGCAGACCGTGGACCGGCTGGACCTGAGCGTCATCCGGGTCGTCACGAGTCCACGAGGTCGAGAAGAACTGAGTCACTACCAGAGGCTGCTGTTCACCAACGTTTACACTTTTGATTACGCCGTGACACCTCAGGAAGGACTCGAGTGTCCGAGCGGcacaggctccgcccacacaGACTCACCTGGACAGAAGATTGAAGCAGAAGTTTCAGCGTTTGTGCAGCAGCTGCCCGGACTGAAGGGGGATGTCAGAGTGCTGAAGTCAACGCTGATCCCAG ACTGCTTTGGACACGGCTTCAGCACGCGTACAGGCGGTGTGTCTTACATCCCGACCCTCTCCTCCATGAATCTGTTTTGCAGCAGCAGAAGGAGGGACCCTGTTGCCGTGGTGACAGAGAACAGACGCAGACTGGCTGTTCATGCTGGTTTCCACCCTTTGCCTCTCCGCATGGTGAAG GTCAATCATGCCAGTGATGTCTGGGTTTTGGGAAAGGCTGAGCCGGAGAGCTACGATGCTCTGGTGACCGATCAAAGAGGGGTTGTGTTAGCAGCTCCAGGTGCTGACTGCATGCCCATCCTGTTCTCTGATCCAGTCAAAAAGGTCATCGGTGCTGCTCATGCAG GTTGGAAAGGGACGCTGATGGGGGTTGCCATGGCAACGGTGAATGCCATGGTGACAGAGTTCGGCAGCAGAGTGAGCGATATCGTGGTGGCGGTGGGCCCGTCGGTGGGTGTCTGCTGCTTCACCTTGGACCGAGAGCAGGCGCTGGACTTCAGACACATCCACACTGACTGTGTGCCCGACCCCGAGTCAGCCAAACCGCACGTGGACATCCGGCTCGCCAACAG GGTTCTTCTCCAGAAAGGGGGGGTCCGTCCTGAGCGAATCCATGACAACTCTGTGACGGATCGACCCAGTGTGACGCCCTGCACCTCGTGTCACCCTGAATACTTCTTCTCTCATGTTCGAGACGGTCTGAACTTTGGCACCCAGGTGGGCTTCTTGTGGATCAAAGAGGCAGAAGAGCAGACCGGACCTCCTGAAGGCCCACGCGGATCCACATGA
- the lmln gene encoding leishmanolysin-like peptidase isoform X1 — protein MASRLSGDGKPLTPRVVLGPGVLLSVLAAVAICHGSCNHRVPSPAEVIHHVYLKPERLTKRSSPDDLQLKIKIIYDSSVDQLPADKRRLVKDKLFPQAIDFLQRAFSVRRRVGPILLSRQCATNQYMRKRDDPHRYCQESCADVTRCGPVIVPHHHLQQCKVCSEFGKSCGPTGPPDGPGVEGSDFVLYVSGITTERCGQENIVAYAAYCQLEAELDRPIAGYANLCPTMISSQPQEFEGMLSTVKHEIIHALGFSAGLFAFYHDDEGKPLTPRFASGLPAFNESLGLYQWSEAVIRRVSRLWDIRGGVMVRHHVHVMVTPRVVEEARNHFNCPILEGMELENQGGAGTELNHWEKRLLENEAMTGSHTQNRVFSRLTLAIMEDSGWYRANYSLAQRLDWGRGLGCDFVMKSCKLWMDRQRQRRHAATPYCNTVRASPLQLTCRQDQLAVAVCNLQKYPEKLPLEYQYFDQIPDVAADQLPFYGGAVEIADYCPFSQEFSWHLSGEYQRNSYCRVSENQPDWWRNYGAEQYGPDSVCLYQKSAFVMEQCYRKMTYPDWGSGCYKVSCTSQGLAVYVQDRSFTCTRKGQLLSVSVRVSDWVYNGVLVCPACSDFCDNCPLPHQLLPMNNSRSNPIDPCSSSPGLATTLWLLLLNLLPLVVGLLLCHYS, from the exons ATGGCGTCGAGGCTGAGCGGGGATGGCAAGCCGCTCACTCCCCGTGTTGTCCTCGGTCCCGGCGTCCTGCTGTCCGTCCTGGCCGCGGTAGCCATTTGTCACGGCTCCTGTAATCACAGAGTCCCGTCTCCCGCGGAG GTCATCCATCATGTGTATTTGAAGCCTGAGCGTTTGACCAAGAGGAGCTCTCCGGATGACCTGCAACTGAAGATCAAGATCATCTATGACAGCAGTGTTGACCA ACTTCCAGCTGACAAGAGGAGGCTGGTGAAG GATAAGCTGTTTCCTCAGGCCATCGACTTCCTGCAGAGGGCTTTCAGTGTGAGGCGCAGGGTGGGACCCATACTGCTCAGCAG ACAATGTGCAACCAACCAGTACATGAGGAAGAGAGATGACCCTCATCGGTACTGCCAGGAGTCCTGTGCAGACGTCACTCGCTGTGGCCCCGTCATCGTACCGCATCACCACCTGCAG CAATGCAAAGTCTGCAGTGAGTTTGGAAAGTCGTGTGGCCCCACAGGACCTCCAGATGGCCCCGGAGTGGAGGGGTCGGACTTTGTGCTCTACGTCAGCGGCATAACCACGGAGCGCTGCGGCCAGGAGAACATAGTGGCCTATGCTGCTTACTGCcagctggaggcggagctggaTAG ACCCATTGCAGGCTACGCCAACCTGTGTCCTACCATGATCTCCTCCCAGCCTCAGGAGTTTGAAGGGATGCTGTCCACCGTCAAACATGAGATCATTCACGCTTTG GGTTTTTCCGCCGGCCTCTTCGCCTTTTATCACGACGACGAGGGCAAACCTCTGACTCCTCGCTTCGCCAGCGGCCTGCCCGCTTTCAATGAAAG CCTGGGGCTGTACCAGTGGAGCGAGGCAGTGATCAGAAGAGTCAGCAGGCTGTGGGACATCCGAGGAGGGGTGATGGTCCGGCACCATGTGCACGTCATGGTCACTCCCCGGGTCGTG GAAGAAGCCAGGAATCATTTCAACTGCCCCATCCTGGAGGGAATGGAGCTGGAGAACCAGGGGGGGGCCGGCACTGAACTCAATCACTGGGAGAAAAGACTCCTGGAG AACGAGGCCATGACGGGCTCCCACACCCAGAACCGGGTCTTCTCCCGGCTCACGCTGGCCATCATGGAGGACAGCGGCTGGTACCGGGCCAACTACAGTCTCGCTCAGAGACTGGACTGGGGGCGGGGCCTCGGCTGTGACTTCGTCATGAAGAGCTGCAAGCTGTGGATGGACAGGCAGAGACAGAG GCGACACGCTGCAACCCCCTACTGCAACACGGTGCGCGCCTCCCCTCTGCAGCTCACCTGCAGACAGGACCAGCTGGCTGTGGCCGTCTGCAACCTGCAAAAATACCCAGAGAAGCTGCCACTGGAGTACCAG TATTTTGACCAGATCCCGGACGTGGCTGCAGACCAGCTCCCGTTTTATGGGGGCGCCGTGGAGATCGCAGACTACTGTCCCTTCAGCCAGGAGTTCAGCTGGCACCTGAGTGGAGAATACCAGAGAAACTCCTACTGCAGAGTGTCTGAGAACCAGCCAG ACTGGTGGAGGAATTACGGCGCGGAACAGTACGGACCGGATTCTGTGTGTCTGTACCAGAAGTCAGCCTTTGTGATGGAGCAGTGCTACCGCAAGATGACGTACCCTGACTGGGGATCCGGGTGCTACAAG GTGTCGTGCACTTCTCAGGGCCTGGCGGTGTACGTCCAGGACCGCTCGTTCACGTGCACGCGGAAGGGTCAGCTGCTGAGCGTCAGCGTCCGGGTCAGCGACTGGGTTTACAACGGCGTCCTGGTGTGCCCCGCCTGCTCCGACTTCTGTGACAACTGCCCTCTCCCACACCAGCTTCTGCCCATGAACAACTCCAGGAGCAACCCCATTG ATCCGTGCTCCAGTTCTCCTGGTCTGGCCACCACTCTCTGGCTTCTTCTGCTCAACctgctccctctagtggtcggACTGCTTCTCTGCCACTACAGCTGA
- the lmln gene encoding leishmanolysin-like peptidase isoform X2, which yields MRKRDDPHRYCQESCADVTRCGPVIVPHHHLQQCKVCSEFGKSCGPTGPPDGPGVEGSDFVLYVSGITTERCGQENIVAYAAYCQLEAELDRPIAGYANLCPTMISSQPQEFEGMLSTVKHEIIHALGFSAGLFAFYHDDEGKPLTPRFASGLPAFNESLGLYQWSEAVIRRVSRLWDIRGGVMVRHHVHVMVTPRVVEEARNHFNCPILEGMELENQGGAGTELNHWEKRLLENEAMTGSHTQNRVFSRLTLAIMEDSGWYRANYSLAQRLDWGRGLGCDFVMKSCKLWMDRQRQRRHAATPYCNTVRASPLQLTCRQDQLAVAVCNLQKYPEKLPLEYQYFDQIPDVAADQLPFYGGAVEIADYCPFSQEFSWHLSGEYQRNSYCRVSENQPDWWRNYGAEQYGPDSVCLYQKSAFVMEQCYRKMTYPDWGSGCYKVSCTSQGLAVYVQDRSFTCTRKGQLLSVSVRVSDWVYNGVLVCPACSDFCDNCPLPHQLLPMNNSRSNPIDPCSSSPGLATTLWLLLLNLLPLVVGLLLCHYS from the exons ATGAGGAAGAGAGATGACCCTCATCGGTACTGCCAGGAGTCCTGTGCAGACGTCACTCGCTGTGGCCCCGTCATCGTACCGCATCACCACCTGCAG CAATGCAAAGTCTGCAGTGAGTTTGGAAAGTCGTGTGGCCCCACAGGACCTCCAGATGGCCCCGGAGTGGAGGGGTCGGACTTTGTGCTCTACGTCAGCGGCATAACCACGGAGCGCTGCGGCCAGGAGAACATAGTGGCCTATGCTGCTTACTGCcagctggaggcggagctggaTAG ACCCATTGCAGGCTACGCCAACCTGTGTCCTACCATGATCTCCTCCCAGCCTCAGGAGTTTGAAGGGATGCTGTCCACCGTCAAACATGAGATCATTCACGCTTTG GGTTTTTCCGCCGGCCTCTTCGCCTTTTATCACGACGACGAGGGCAAACCTCTGACTCCTCGCTTCGCCAGCGGCCTGCCCGCTTTCAATGAAAG CCTGGGGCTGTACCAGTGGAGCGAGGCAGTGATCAGAAGAGTCAGCAGGCTGTGGGACATCCGAGGAGGGGTGATGGTCCGGCACCATGTGCACGTCATGGTCACTCCCCGGGTCGTG GAAGAAGCCAGGAATCATTTCAACTGCCCCATCCTGGAGGGAATGGAGCTGGAGAACCAGGGGGGGGCCGGCACTGAACTCAATCACTGGGAGAAAAGACTCCTGGAG AACGAGGCCATGACGGGCTCCCACACCCAGAACCGGGTCTTCTCCCGGCTCACGCTGGCCATCATGGAGGACAGCGGCTGGTACCGGGCCAACTACAGTCTCGCTCAGAGACTGGACTGGGGGCGGGGCCTCGGCTGTGACTTCGTCATGAAGAGCTGCAAGCTGTGGATGGACAGGCAGAGACAGAG GCGACACGCTGCAACCCCCTACTGCAACACGGTGCGCGCCTCCCCTCTGCAGCTCACCTGCAGACAGGACCAGCTGGCTGTGGCCGTCTGCAACCTGCAAAAATACCCAGAGAAGCTGCCACTGGAGTACCAG TATTTTGACCAGATCCCGGACGTGGCTGCAGACCAGCTCCCGTTTTATGGGGGCGCCGTGGAGATCGCAGACTACTGTCCCTTCAGCCAGGAGTTCAGCTGGCACCTGAGTGGAGAATACCAGAGAAACTCCTACTGCAGAGTGTCTGAGAACCAGCCAG ACTGGTGGAGGAATTACGGCGCGGAACAGTACGGACCGGATTCTGTGTGTCTGTACCAGAAGTCAGCCTTTGTGATGGAGCAGTGCTACCGCAAGATGACGTACCCTGACTGGGGATCCGGGTGCTACAAG GTGTCGTGCACTTCTCAGGGCCTGGCGGTGTACGTCCAGGACCGCTCGTTCACGTGCACGCGGAAGGGTCAGCTGCTGAGCGTCAGCGTCCGGGTCAGCGACTGGGTTTACAACGGCGTCCTGGTGTGCCCCGCCTGCTCCGACTTCTGTGACAACTGCCCTCTCCCACACCAGCTTCTGCCCATGAACAACTCCAGGAGCAACCCCATTG ATCCGTGCTCCAGTTCTCCTGGTCTGGCCACCACTCTCTGGCTTCTTCTGCTCAACctgctccctctagtggtcggACTGCTTCTCTGCCACTACAGCTGA